One Cryptomeria japonica unplaced genomic scaffold, Sugi_1.0 HiC_scaffold_81, whole genome shotgun sequence DNA window includes the following coding sequences:
- the LOC131864269 gene encoding agmatine hydroxycinnamoyltransferase 1-like, with protein sequence MYNKVVYAFEAPTPSSEVLKEGLAKVLAEFREWAGRYTKETASGCLGINLNDEGVLVIEADVDGTIADAMPFDPFSFLLELVPPTSTVVNELLLMQFTRFTCGGLVIGLASHHHVADGQAATFFMNSWGKIIRGESILPPVHDRSLLKARDPPQPCFDHYEYNTIFDEHSPITSSLTAKKFHFDAIFLQELKSKVNGSDKSRKPYTTFEILVAHMWKCITKSRGLHGDVQTKASIPVGGRNRLNRPFPEEYFGH encoded by the exons ATGTACAACAAGGTGGTGTATGCTTTCGAAGCTCCGACCCCTAGCTCAGAGGTGTTGAAGGAAGGACTGGCCAAAGTTCTGGCGGAGTTCAGAGAATGGGCAGGGCGATACACCAAAGAAACAGCGAGTGGGTGCCTTGGCATCAATCTGAATGACGAGGGTGTGCTTGTCATAGAAGCCGAtgtagatggaacaatagcagatGCAATGCCCTTCGATCCCTTTTCATTCCTCCTTGAGTTGGTGCCACCCACATCCACCGTGGTCAATGAGCTCTTACTCATGCAG TTTACTCGATTTACTTGTGGAGGCTTGGTGATAGGCCTAGCTAGTCATCATCATGTTGCAGACGGACAAGCAGCTACATTTTTCATGAATTCGTGGGGGAAAATAATTAGAGGAGAGAGTATTCTACCTCCAGTACATGACCGATCTTTATTAAAAGCAAGAGATCCTCCCCAGCCATGTTTtgatcattatgaatataatactATATTTGATGAGCACTCCCCAATAACGTCCAGTCTAACGGCAAAGAAGTttcattttgatgcaatatttttaCAAGAACTCAAGTCAAAGGTAAATGGATCTGATAAATCAAGAAAACCCTATACGACTTTTGAAATCCTTGTTGCCCATATGTGGAAATGCATTACAAAATCTCGAGGCCTTCATGGAGATGTGCAAACAAAAGCTAGCATTCCAGTGGGTGGAAGAAACAGGTTGAATCGTCCCTTCCCTGAAGAATACTTTggtcactaa